GGGCTGACCCAACGATTAAGCAGGCCTCATCACCCCGAGTGAAGGGCAGGGAAGGGGGCCGACTCAGTGCGTCAGCGATCCGCGCCAAGACCTTATCCGCTTGCGACAGCACCTCCCAATTCCCAAACCGCAATAGTCCGTATCCTCTGGAATTCAAGAATCTCGTTCGCCGGCCGTCCTTCTTCGCCAGTCGACGATGCTGAGCGCCATCGACCTCCACGACCAGGCGCCTGCTGACGCAACAAAAATCGACGATGTATGGGCCGATGACGTGTTGTCGTCGAAATCTCTTCCCTATCAATCTCTTTCCGCTGGATGAAAGAAAAGTTCCCCCCACCCTGCCCTCCCCGTGGTCCCCATCGGCGCCGAAATCGTGCAACGGAAGTTCGCCCCCACCCTGCCCTCCCCGTGGGGGAGGACAATAGGGAAGTCCTAACGCATCCTATTCCTTTTGATATCATCCCTCGGTCGCCCTTGGAGGCCTGATATATGACGCGGACCCTCACGACGCTGTTGACGCTCATCCTCTCTCTACCGGCCCTCGCCGCACCCTACAAGCCCGACGCGAACGCGCCGCGCGCCGCGGTTCCCGTCGAGTACACCTGGGACCTCTCCACCCTCTACAAGGACGACGCCTCCTGGGAGAAGGCCATGTCCGACGCCGCGGCGAAGATCAGAGCCCTCGCCATGCACAAGGGACAGCTCTCCCAGCCCGCGTCGGCCCGCGACACGCTCAACGACTACTTCGCGACCCGCCAGCTCGTCGACCGGGCGGCCGCCTACGCGCACCTTCAGGCCGCCGTCGACACCGAGAGCCCGCAGGTCCAGGAGAAGGACCAGCGCGCGCTCAAGCTCGGCAGCGACTTCCGCTCCTCCTCCGCGTTCATCCGCCTCGAGCTCCTGCGCCTCGACGATAAGGCCGCCGCGGCGCTCCTCGCCGACCCCCTGCTCGCTCCTTACCGGGACTACGTCTCGGACCTGCGCCGCCGCCGCACGCACCTGCTCGGCGACGAGGGAGAGAAGGTCCTCTCCCTGGCCGAGGACAACCTCTGGTCCGAGACCGACCTCAACGAGATCCCCTCCGACGTCGAGCGCGTCTTCAAGGCCGCGACCCACGACATCGAATTCCCCCTCATCAAGGACGAGGAGGGCAAGGAGGTCCGCCTCACGCTCTCCAACTACGCGAAGTACCGCGCCTCCAAGGACCGACGCGTGCGCCGCGAGACGGTGGAGGCGCTCTTCGGGACCCTCAGGAAGAACAAGGACATCCTCGCCGCCACACTCGGAGGCGAGGCCAAGCGCGACGTCTTCCTCGCCCGCGCCCGCGGCTACGCCCGTTCGGCCGACGCCTACCTCGACCGCGAAGGCGTCCCGACCGCGATGGTCGAGACGCTCGTGGAGGCCGTGCACCGCAACCTCAAGCCCCTGCACCGCTACGTGGCCCTGCGCAAGAAGATCCTCGGGGTCGACGAGTTCCGCTTCTACGACCTCTATCCGCCGCTCGTCCCCGCCGCTGAGAAGGAAGTCCCCTACGACGAGGGCTTGAAGGACGTCTTCGCCGCGCTCAAGCCGCTGGGTCCCGACTACGCGGCCGAGCTCAAGACGCTGCTCGCCGACCGCATGAGCGACGTCTACCCGTGCAAGGGAAAGGACAGCGGGGCCTTCGCGCACTCCCTCTGGGGCCTGCCGCCGCGGGTGATGCTCAACCACTTCGACCAGGTCGACGACGTCTCCACCGCCGCCCATGAGTACGGCCACGCGATGCACAGCGCGCTCAACATGGCGGCCAACGCGGCTCCCGACTTCGGCTACTCCTCGCTCATCGCCGAGACCGCCTCGACCTTCAATGAGATGCTGCTCGCGCGCCACCTGCTCGCCAAGTACAAGGGCGACGACACGATGCGCCTCTACCTGCTCGGGAACCTGCTCGACACCCTGCGCGGCACCATCTACCGCCAGACGCTCTTCACCGAGTTCGAGCTCAAGCTCCACGGCTTCGTCGAACAGGGCGTCCCGGTCACGCCCGAGCTCCTCAACCGGACCTACGCCGACCTCGTGAAGCTCTACTACGGACCGGACTTCGTCCTCGGCCCCGACGACGGCATCGAGTGGGCCTACATCCCGCACTTCTACTGGAAGCACTACGTCTTCAGCTACGCCGGCGGACTCTCGAGCTCCATCGCCCTCTCCGAGAAGGTCTACAAAGGAGAGAAGGGCGCGAGAGAGAACTACCTCGGGATGCTCCGCAACCCGCGCGAGCTTCCTCCCGTCGAGTCCATGCGCGGCGCCGGGGTGGACCTGCTCAAGCCCGACTACGTCGACGCGGCCGGCCGGCTCATGGACGAGACCGTCGCCGAGATGGAGAAGCTCGCCGAGAGGACCATCCTTAAAAAGAAGTAGACGTCCCATCCCCTTCCCCATTGTCCTCCCCCACGGGGAGGGCAGGGTAGGGGCGAACCTTGGTAGCGAAGTCCCTGCGATTGCAACGAGGGAGGGCAGGGTAGGGGCGGATGTCTGCAGCCGGATAAGCGCGAGGCCGCCCGCAGTGGGCGGCCTCCGTGCTTTCCGGGAATCTCAATACATCCCGAGAAAGCGCTCGAGTCCCCGCAGACGCTGGCCGCCGATCTTGCCCTTGGCGAAGGCGCGGACCTTCGCGAACCCCCGGCGCGCCCAGTCGGAATGCGGGCTCAGCAGGTAGAGCCCCGCAAGAACGGTGATCATGCCCGGTCCGGGACCGACGACCATGACGGCGCCGGCGACGAGCAGCGTGTAGCCGAGCGCGAGGCCCCAGGGGCTCGCGCGCAGGCGCTTGAGGAGAGAGGGACGCGCCGGGTCCGGCCGCGCGGGGAGATGGAGCCGTACGAAGCGGATCGCGGCGCCCGGCGACTTCGCCGCGGCGCGAGCGAGGGCCGTGCGCCAGATCGCCGCATGTCCGGGTCCGACCTCGACCGCCGCCGCGGCCTTCGCTTCGCCGACGGCCCCGTCGAAGACGAGACGGGGGAGCGTCCGCGCCGTCCTGAGCTCGGCGAAGCGGCCGACGGGCCTCCGCCTTTCCGGCTCGACGCCCGGCTCGCTCCCGGGGGTCTCGAGCTTCAGGCCGACGGCGGCCGCGGGGAGCACTAGCGCCCGGGAAGCGGGGTGCAGGCTCGCCGCCGATGGGACCGGAGCGGCGAGGACCGTCGCGGATGGGACGAACGCGGACGCGACGACGGGAAGCGTCGGGCGCATGAGTCCGCTCTCGAAGCGGACGATCGTCGGAGGCACGGGTACGCCGGCGGACGGGACGACCGCGGAGACCGGCGAGACGACGCGGACCGCCTGGGCGGCGGCGGGAAGCGGCGCGCAGAGCGCCAGAAACAGAACGGTCCGGAGTCGGCGGATCATCTTGTTTGATGGTAGCAGGTGGGAGACCGCGGCGCCTGAGCCGACGAGGTCCCCGCGCAGGAGCTTCGGGCCTATACGGACCGGTTATCTAACGGGCGCGATTCGAGCGCTCGGGGAAGTGCCAAGAATCAGACAACGGAAGTTCTCCCCCACCCTGCCCTCCCCCGAGTGGGCTTTCGGCGCCGGAATTGCACTACGAAAGTTCGCCCCCACCCTACCCTCCCCGTGGGGGAGGGAATGAGGAAAAACGTCCCTTAATGACGGTGATGCACGTCGGGCCAGTGGGTGTGCGTGTGCGTCATCGGCGCGTGCTCGTGGACGTGCTCGTGCCCCTCGAGCTCGTCCCCCTCGTGGCGGTGTCCGGCGTGATGCTCGTCATGGGAATGAGGATGCCTGTGCCTCTGCGGCGCGTGCGAGTGAGGGTGCTCGTGGCGCTCGCCGTGAAGGACGAGGACGCCGGCGGCCATGAGCAGGGCTCCGGCGGCCTGGGGCCCGGTCGGGTTCTCTCCGAGCAGGAGCGCGCTCGCGAACATCCCGATGAACGGGCCCGCCGCGAAGTAGGCGCCGGCGCGGGCCGCCCCGAGGGCCCGCAGGGCGCCGATGAGCAGGACGAGGCTCAGCCCGTAGCCGAGCGCGCCGACCAGGAGCGTCCACCCCGCCGCGCCCGCTGAAGGGAAGCGGGACGCGAAGAGGAGCGCCAGCAGCAGGTTGAAGACGCCGGCCGCCAGACCTTTGACAAAGGCGAGCAGGGAGGGAGGGACCTCCTCGAGCTCGCGGGTGAGGTTGTTGTCCAGGCCCCAGCAGACGCAGGCGCCCGCCGCCAGGAAGGCGGCTGAAGAGAACCCGGCGGAGGTCCCCGGCGTCCAGCCCGTGAGCGCGCCGCCGACGCAGAGCAGCGCGAGCGCTCCCCAGATGCGGCCGGCGACATGCTCGCGGAAAAAGATCCGCGCGAGCAGCGCGGTCGCGACGCACTCGAGATTGAGCATCGCGGAGACCTCGAACGCTCCTCCCCGCCGCAGGGCCGCGAGGAGCAGGGCCGGCGCGAGCGCTCCGCCGAAGAGCACGGTCCCCAGAAGGAACATGCGGGCCCGCGCGCGCAGGAGGACGAGGCTCCGCAGGTCCCGCAGAGCGAAGGGAAGCAGGCCGAGACCGGAGCCGAGGTAGAGCAGACCGGCGAGCGCGAGGGCGGAGGCTCCCCCGGCGATGGGCTTCAGGAGCGCCGGGGTGACCCCGAAGAGGGCGGCCGCGAGAAGGGCGACGAGAGGGCCGCTCACTCGACCTTTCCCCAATCGCCGACGAGGATGGCGTGCTGGCGCAGGCGCTGGGCGTCGGTCCGCGCCACCGGGATGGGGTTCCCGGCAGGATCGGTCCCGCCGAAGAACATCGCGGCCGCGACGGTGCCGGGGGTCGGGACGAAGCACTGCACCTGACGCGGCTTCCAGCCGCGCCGCTTGAGCCAGCGCGCGAGCGCGTGCATGTCGGCCTCGGTGCAGCCGGGGAATGCGCTCATGAGGTAGGGGACGACGAACTGTTCCTTGCCGGCCGCCTTCGACTCCCGCTCGAAGACCGTGAGGAACTCCTCGAAGGCCTTGAAGGACGGCTTGCGCATGAGCTCGAGCACGCGCTCGCAGGCGTGCTCGGGCGCGAGCTTGAGCTGGCCGCCGGTGAACTCCGCGGCGAGCGCGCGCTGATAGGCCGGGCTGCGTGCGGCCAGGTCGTGGCGCACGCCGCTGGCGACCCGCACGTGCTGGACCCCGGGCAGGCGCTTGAGCGCGCGCAGCAGCTCGACGAGCCCCTCCTGATCGTCCTGGAAGTGCGGGCAGAGCGCGGGGGTCAGACAGCTCTCCCGGCGGCACTTCGCCGGATCGGCCGCACAGCGCGCGCCCCACATGTTGGCGCTGGGTCCGCCCACGTCGCTGACCGAGCCGTCGAAGCCTGCGCTCTTGGAAAGCGCGCGGACCTCCCCCTCGATGGAGGCCTGGCTGCGCGAGGCGATGCGCCGCCCCTGGTGCAGGGCGAGCGCGCAGAAGGAGCAGCCGCCCGCGCAGCCGCGATGGGAGACGACGCTCCCCCGGATCATCTCGACGGCGGGGATCTCCTCGCGATAGGAGGGATGCGCGGCGCGCGCGAAGGGCAGACCGTAGAGCGCGTCGAGCTCGGCGGTCGAGAGCGGCTCGGCGACCGGCGTGAAGAGGACGCTGCGCGCGCCGCCCCTCTGCCGCCCCGGAGCGTCAGCGGGGCGGTGCGAGGGGAGCACGGACGGCGCACCGTGCGCCTGCGCCGCCCAGCGCCCGCCCATCATCTGGCGCTCGAGCGCGAGCGTCGCGGACATGAGCTTCTTCGGATCGGCGAGGATCTCCTCATACGAGGGAAGCGCCAGGACCTCGGCCCCTGCGGGGATGTCCTCCGGCTTCCCGACGAAGGCGACCCCGGGAACCCTGCGCCAATCGTTCTTGTCTCCGCCCGCGTCCAGCCGCCGTGCAAGCTCGAGGACGGCGCGCTCCCCCATCCCGCAGACGAGGAGGTCGGCCTTGGCGTCGAGGAGGATGGAGCGGCGCAGGGCGTCGCTCCAGAAGTCGTAGTGCGCGGCGCGACGCAGGGACGCCTCGACTCCACCCAGAACCACGGGCAGACCCGGGAAGACGCGCTTGAGCAGACCCGCGTAGACGATGCTCGCGCGGTTGGGCCTCGCGCCCGCCTTGCCGCCCGGCGTATAGGCGTCGTCGGAGCGCTTCTTGCGGAAGGCCGTGTAGTGGGCGAGCAGGGAGTCGAGGGCTCCCGCGCCGGCGCCGGCGAAGAGACGCGGCCGCCCCATGCGCTCGACGTCGTCGACGCGGTCCCAACGCGGTTGGGCGACGACGCCGACCCGGAAACCGTGCGCGCAAAGCCAGCGGCCCAGCAGCGCCGTCCCGAAGGAGGGGTGATCGACGTAGGCGTCGCCGCTGACGAGCAGGACGTCGAGCTCCTTCCAGCCGAGGAGCTCCATCTCCTCGCGGGTCATGGGGAGGAACGGCGGCTGAGGCACGGCGCCGGAAGCCATTCCTAAAGTCTAGCATGGAGGAATGCCGGCCGCGTCGGCACAAAGCCCGCCGTTTCTGCTATATTCACGGGGACGTGAGGCGCATCTTTTCGGAGGTTCACAATGGAGAATAAGAAGACTGAGGAGTGCTGCGGCGGCGAAGAGAAGGACTCCTGCTGCTCCGGCGGCGGCTGCGCGGTGAAGCTCATCGCGGCGCTCGTGCTGCTTCTGCTCGGCGGCGTGGTCGGCTATCTCGTCGGCAACTGCCACAAGGGCTGCAAGATGGGGATGGGCGGGCCGATGATGGGCGGACCCATGCTGGGCGGGCCCGGGCCGGAAAAGGGCCCCGGCATGCCGACGGGCCAGCTCCCCCCGAAGAAGTAAGCGGGCGGCCGCACCGGAAGGCGCCCGCTCCGTCGGGCGCCTTCCGGAGTAGGACTTTCGCCAAGGGAAGCTGGGACCAAGCCGGGCCGGATGGGGAAAATCGGCGCAGGTCCATTGCCGGAGTCCCCGGGACCGCAAGCCCCACGCACGGGGCCTTTTCATTTGTTATCTTAAGACCATCGCACCGATCTAGGAGCCCCCTACCACCACCTCCGGGGGGCTCTTCTTTTTTAGGGTGAAGCCGGAAGGGGACCGCGGGGTCGTTTTCGGCTTTTTTGTAGTACAATCCCGACGAGAGCAGGAGGGAACCATGGCGGAGTCGCCCGAATTCAAGCCGCTCGCGATGGTCGGGACCATCCCGACCTCCGAGACCTCGGAGCTGCGGTACTACATCGACGAGTACAACGGCTATCCCTACGCTTCCATCCGCACCTTCGTCAACCGCGACAACTACGCGGGGCCCACGAAGGCCGGCATCACGATGAACCCGGCGGTGCTCGAGAAGGTGCTCGAGACGCTGGGGAAGCTCCCCGACGAGCCCCAGGCCACCGAGGACGTCGAGCTCGCGCGCATCCCGCGCCGGCTCGGTCTCGAGCTGGTCGTGCGCATCACGATCTACCGCGACTCGACGGGCGTGGACCTGCGCGAATGGGTGGACGACGGCACCTACAAGGGCTGGTCGAAGCGCGGGGTGCGCATCGCCTACGGCGACCTCAAGAAGTCGATCGTCTTCCTGAAGGAGATGCTCGGCCTGCTCAAGGAACGGACGAAGACCGCCGCGCCGGCGGGCGAGAAGAAGCCGCGCGCTCGGAAAGCCAGCGGAGGAGCTCCTCCACCAAAGGACGGTTGACCTCTCCGGAGAGCAGACCCGCGCCGTGCCCCGAGCCGCCCGCGACGAACCGGGCGGCTCGCGGCTTTCCCCCGTCGCCCGCCGCCAGCGTCCGGCAGCTCCCCATCGCGTAAGCGTCTTCGGGGGCCGCGGCGACGAAGAGCGGGCGCTCGAAGCGGCGGTAGGCCTCCTCGACGCGCACGCCGCGGTAGTCGAGCCCCGGGGAGAGCAGCACGGCGAAAGGGGTCCCCGGATGGCGCGCGGCCGCGAGCAGCGCGTGGTTGGCGCCGATGCTCGCCCCCATGAAGGCGACCCTCGCCTCGGGCACCCCCCGTCCTTTCAGCCAGAGGAGCGCGGCATCCAGGTCGGCGCCCAGCGCCCGCCAATCGGCTTCGGAGCGGAAGGCCTCGCTGCGCGGACCGCCCGAGCCGCCGTGCCCGCGGGCGTCCACCTGCAGGGCGCCGAAGCCCTTCTTCGCGAGTTCCCCCACGAACGGGTCCCACTCGCGCCGGCTCGCCCCCACCCCGTGGAGAAGCACGAGGACGGGCTTCCCCCCCCGCGCCGGCAGGTAGTCCGCTTCGATGCGCAGCCCGTCGCCCGTCTGAAAGCTCACCCCTCGTGACGAGGGGACGGACTCCGTCTTCGCGGGGCCCGCCGCGAACGCCGCCGCCGCCAGGAGCGTCCATAAAGTGTTCATCCCTGGATTATACCCGGAGAACCCCTCCCCCGACATCTTAGGCCTCTCGGGGGCGCAGCTCGCTGCGCGGGGTCCCAGACGGAGTGGGCACAATGCCGTCCGGGGTCCCGGGTCCTTGGACTCTCAGGGGCCGGAGGGGTCCCGCGGTATGATGCTCGCAGGGAAGGCAAGGATCTTCCCGCGAGGTACCATCGAATGAAACGTCTCCTCTCCACGGCAGTCGCCTCCGCGCTTCTGCTCCTGTCGTTCTCACCCTGCACCCCCGTCGTCGCGCAGGTCGTCGTCGGCGCGTCGGCGCACTCGGCCCCGGTCGCGCCGGTCATGCCGGTCGCGGGTCTCAACGCCGGCGCGCTCGCCGGCACGCTGAACCTCGGCGCCTCCGCCCTCAACGGGAACCTCGCACCGCTGCTCCAGAACGGCCTGCGCGCCCTTCCCGTCGTGGCCGCGAAGGTCCAGGCGGCCGCGCCCGCCGCCGCTCAGACCGCCGCTTCGCAGGGCGGCGTCGCGACGCAGGCGCTGCAGACCCCCGACGGACGGCCGACGCCCTTCGCGTCGACGATGCAGGCGCTCGGCGAGAAGACCCCCGAGTTCAAGGACATGCCGGCCGGCGCTCAGAAGGACGAGGCGGGCCGCGACTTCTCGGCCCGCATCGGCGAAGGCGCTCCCGCGGCCGTCGCCGCGAACGATCCCGTCGCCCCGGAGGTCGAGCTCCTCGTCTCGGCCGCCGACGGCTCGGGCCGCCAGCTGACCCAGGACATCTATCCGGAATACCTCTCGCAGACCTCCAACCTCAAGGCCGTCGAGACCGCGCTGCAGAAGCAGCTGCTGGCCTTCGGCATCACGCGCTCGCTCCTCTCGGTCCACGGAGCGACGGCGCTCGGCACCGTCGCCTCCATCAACACCACGGTGCTCCGCGTGCCCGGCAAGGACGCGGACTCCCTCAGAGACGCCCTCAAGGCCCTCGGCCTCGAGGTGCAGGTCGGCCGCACGTTCGCCCTCCCGAAGCCGATGGAGGCGGAGCCCGCCGCGAAGACCATCGGCCTCAAGGAGATGAACGCGGTCATCGGCGCCGACAAGCTCCAGGCCGAGCTCAAGAAGGTGCTCGGCGAGCCGGCCGCACCGGCCCCGGAAGCGGGTAAGGCGTCCTTCCTCCAGCGCGCGGCGACCTGGCTGAAGTCGAAGCTGCTGGGCACGGCCGTCGAGAACCCGGTCCTGCCCTTCGCCCTGCTCGACAGCTGGTCCTTCGTCGACCATCCCTTCATGAAGGGACACTACCTGAAGAGCGTAGCCAACGACAACGACGGCGAGGCGCACGGCACGCACACCGGCGGAACCATCATCGGCGTCGACATCTACAATTACGCGGGACGCAACTACAACATCTTCCCCAACGGGAGCGCCTCGGAAGGGGACATCCTCTTCAAGCTCAACATGGCGCAGAAGGACGGCGCCCTGGCGACCTCGAACTCGTGGGGAGACGGCTCCGGCAATCCCGCGGGCGCCATCGAGAAGCTGTTCACGAAACAGGCCTCGGAGGGGATGCACCACAGCATCTCCGCCGGCAACTCCGGCTCCCGCAAGAACACCATCGGCGGACCGGCGATCGCGTACCACAACGTCGACCTGGTCATCAACGGCAAGGTCATCGGCCAGGTCAAGCGCATCAAGGCGATCGCGGCCTCGGACTCGGACAAGAAGACCGCGTACTTCTCCTCCCGCGGGAAGGGCAGCCCCACGACGGCCCGCGACCCCCAGTACAAGGACTGGCCCCAGAAGCCCGATGAATCGGGAGTGGGCGTGAACCTCGTGGCCCCCGTGCCGAGCGGCGCGACGGTCCCCGAGCTCGGCGGGCCCGGCCAGTCGATGTCCGGGACCTCGATGAGCAACCCGGGCGTGTTCGGCGGCTTCATGCTCCTGACGCGCGGCATCCTCGTCCTGCTCAAGGACTATCTGCCGGCGCTGCAGGGCGCGGAGCTGACGCAGTTCGCGATGGACCTCGCCCGCTACTCCATGACGCAGACGGCGGAGAAGGTCGCCCCGCTCGACGAGGTCGGCGACGGCTTCATCAACGTCTGGAACTCGTTCCAGTACGCGGCGAAGCTGCTCAAGGACAACGCGCCGCAGACGCCGACGACGTTCCTGCACGGCGTCGTGCGCCGCGTCCTGGGCTTCGCACCGCTCGGCCGCTGAGCGACCGTCCGCGAAAGAAGCCGCCGGCCGGGTTCACCCGGCCGGCGGTTCTCTTTTGCCCGGCGTCGTATCAACGCCGGGGCTTCTTGAACTTGAGGCGGTCGAGACGGAAGCGGTGGAGGTTGATGTCCGGACGCTCCTTGAGGAGCAGCGCGGCGGCCTCCTTGCCGATGAGCGGAGCGAACATCGGCGCCAGACCGCAGAAGCCGACGGCGACCACCGCGTTCTCCGCGTCGGGGAGGCGGTCGAGGATGAAGTCTCCGTCGGGCGTGCGCACGGCGTGGTGCACGCGGTCCTCGAGCTCGGTGAAGCCGCCGAGGTCCGGGAAGAAGTCCTTGAGGAAGGCGCGGACGGTCCGCTGGAACGAAGGGTCGGGGCGGTCGGTGGACCTCACGTCCTTGCAGAGCGGCCCCTCCTTCTCGCGCCCGAACTTCATGAAGCCGTGCACGTGCACGGGGAAGCCGTGGATCCCGCGCGCGGAGCAGGAGAAGACGGGGAAGTGCGGGGCGCGGTAGCGGCCCTGGTTGCGCGGCGGGCGCAGGTAGAGCATGTGCTGGCTCGTCACGCGCAGGGGCAGCCCGTAGTCGGAGAGCAGCTCCTTCGTCCACGGCCCGGCGGCGAAGACGTAGGTCGGCGCCTTCCAGACCTTCCCCTTCGAATCGCGCAGGCCGACGATGCCGGTCTTGTCGCGCAGGACCTTCACGATGCGCA
The window above is part of the Elusimicrobiota bacterium genome. Proteins encoded here:
- a CDS encoding M3 family oligoendopeptidase, which encodes MTRTLTTLLTLILSLPALAAPYKPDANAPRAAVPVEYTWDLSTLYKDDASWEKAMSDAAAKIRALAMHKGQLSQPASARDTLNDYFATRQLVDRAAAYAHLQAAVDTESPQVQEKDQRALKLGSDFRSSSAFIRLELLRLDDKAAAALLADPLLAPYRDYVSDLRRRRTHLLGDEGEKVLSLAEDNLWSETDLNEIPSDVERVFKAATHDIEFPLIKDEEGKEVRLTLSNYAKYRASKDRRVRRETVEALFGTLRKNKDILAATLGGEAKRDVFLARARGYARSADAYLDREGVPTAMVETLVEAVHRNLKPLHRYVALRKKILGVDEFRFYDLYPPLVPAAEKEVPYDEGLKDVFAALKPLGPDYAAELKTLLADRMSDVYPCKGKDSGAFAHSLWGLPPRVMLNHFDQVDDVSTAAHEYGHAMHSALNMAANAAPDFGYSSLIAETASTFNEMLLARHLLAKYKGDDTMRLYLLGNLLDTLRGTIYRQTLFTEFELKLHGFVEQGVPVTPELLNRTYADLVKLYYGPDFVLGPDDGIEWAYIPHFYWKHYVFSYAGGLSSSIALSEKVYKGEKGARENYLGMLRNPRELPPVESMRGAGVDLLKPDYVDAAGRLMDETVAEMEKLAERTILKKK
- a CDS encoding PGPGW domain-containing protein — encoded protein: MIRRLRTVLFLALCAPLPAAAQAVRVVSPVSAVVPSAGVPVPPTIVRFESGLMRPTLPVVASAFVPSATVLAAPVPSAASLHPASRALVLPAAAVGLKLETPGSEPGVEPERRRPVGRFAELRTARTLPRLVFDGAVGEAKAAAAVEVGPGHAAIWRTALARAAAKSPGAAIRFVRLHLPARPDPARPSLLKRLRASPWGLALGYTLLVAGAVMVVGPGPGMITVLAGLYLLSPHSDWARRGFAKVRAFAKGKIGGQRLRGLERFLGMY
- a CDS encoding EamA family transporter, whose amino-acid sequence is MSGPLVALLAAALFGVTPALLKPIAGGASALALAGLLYLGSGLGLLPFALRDLRSLVLLRARARMFLLGTVLFGGALAPALLLAALRRGGAFEVSAMLNLECVATALLARIFFREHVAGRIWGALALLCVGGALTGWTPGTSAGFSSAAFLAAGACVCWGLDNNLTRELEEVPPSLLAFVKGLAAGVFNLLLALLFASRFPSAGAAGWTLLVGALGYGLSLVLLIGALRALGAARAGAYFAAGPFIGMFASALLLGENPTGPQAAGALLMAAGVLVLHGERHEHPHSHAPQRHRHPHSHDEHHAGHRHEGDELEGHEHVHEHAPMTHTHTHWPDVHHRH
- a CDS encoding YgiQ family radical SAM protein — encoded protein: MASGAVPQPPFLPMTREEMELLGWKELDVLLVSGDAYVDHPSFGTALLGRWLCAHGFRVGVVAQPRWDRVDDVERMGRPRLFAGAGAGALDSLLAHYTAFRKKRSDDAYTPGGKAGARPNRASIVYAGLLKRVFPGLPVVLGGVEASLRRAAHYDFWSDALRRSILLDAKADLLVCGMGERAVLELARRLDAGGDKNDWRRVPGVAFVGKPEDIPAGAEVLALPSYEEILADPKKLMSATLALERQMMGGRWAAQAHGAPSVLPSHRPADAPGRQRGGARSVLFTPVAEPLSTAELDALYGLPFARAAHPSYREEIPAVEMIRGSVVSHRGCAGGCSFCALALHQGRRIASRSQASIEGEVRALSKSAGFDGSVSDVGGPSANMWGARCAADPAKCRRESCLTPALCPHFQDDQEGLVELLRALKRLPGVQHVRVASGVRHDLAARSPAYQRALAAEFTGGQLKLAPEHACERVLELMRKPSFKAFEEFLTVFERESKAAGKEQFVVPYLMSAFPGCTEADMHALARWLKRRGWKPRQVQCFVPTPGTVAAAMFFGGTDPAGNPIPVARTDAQRLRQHAILVGDWGKVE
- a CDS encoding PC4/YdbC family ssDNA-binding protein, which encodes MAESPEFKPLAMVGTIPTSETSELRYYIDEYNGYPYASIRTFVNRDNYAGPTKAGITMNPAVLEKVLETLGKLPDEPQATEDVELARIPRRLGLELVVRITIYRDSTGVDLREWVDDGTYKGWSKRGVRIAYGDLKKSIVFLKEMLGLLKERTKTAAPAGEKKPRARKASGGAPPPKDG
- a CDS encoding alpha/beta fold hydrolase, which produces MNTLWTLLAAAAFAAGPAKTESVPSSRGVSFQTGDGLRIEADYLPARGGKPVLVLLHGVGASRREWDPFVGELAKKGFGALQVDARGHGGSGGPRSEAFRSEADWRALGADLDAALLWLKGRGVPEARVAFMGASIGANHALLAAARHPGTPFAVLLSPGLDYRGVRVEEAYRRFERPLFVAAAPEDAYAMGSCRTLAAGDGGKPRAARFVAGGSGHGAGLLSGEVNRPLVEELLRWLSERAASSRPPARRSSSVP
- a CDS encoding S8 family serine peptidase, with amino-acid sequence MKRLLSTAVASALLLLSFSPCTPVVAQVVVGASAHSAPVAPVMPVAGLNAGALAGTLNLGASALNGNLAPLLQNGLRALPVVAAKVQAAAPAAAQTAASQGGVATQALQTPDGRPTPFASTMQALGEKTPEFKDMPAGAQKDEAGRDFSARIGEGAPAAVAANDPVAPEVELLVSAADGSGRQLTQDIYPEYLSQTSNLKAVETALQKQLLAFGITRSLLSVHGATALGTVASINTTVLRVPGKDADSLRDALKALGLEVQVGRTFALPKPMEAEPAAKTIGLKEMNAVIGADKLQAELKKVLGEPAAPAPEAGKASFLQRAATWLKSKLLGTAVENPVLPFALLDSWSFVDHPFMKGHYLKSVANDNDGEAHGTHTGGTIIGVDIYNYAGRNYNIFPNGSASEGDILFKLNMAQKDGALATSNSWGDGSGNPAGAIEKLFTKQASEGMHHSISAGNSGSRKNTIGGPAIAYHNVDLVINGKVIGQVKRIKAIAASDSDKKTAYFSSRGKGSPTTARDPQYKDWPQKPDESGVGVNLVAPVPSGATVPELGGPGQSMSGTSMSNPGVFGGFMLLTRGILVLLKDYLPALQGAELTQFAMDLARYSMTQTAEKVAPLDEVGDGFINVWNSFQYAAKLLKDNAPQTPTTFLHGVVRRVLGFAPLGR
- a CDS encoding FAD-dependent oxidoreductase, with the protein product MHGFDTIVVGGGILGSATAYHLSRHGRRVLVIDQEDRIPNPHGSSADHAYIFRLTHGKDSFYTELGVKSLQMWKQLQHETSIEFLESTGMLDLAVGTCKHEEASAKVLKELKVPFQRLETAELLDQYRILRKKACRFALYHQDGGILWAQRAIEAFHKAALRRGSRTALGVRIVKVLRDKTGIVGLRDSKGKVWKAPTYVFAAGPWTKELLSDYGLPLRVTSQHMLYLRPPRNQGRYRAPHFPVFSCSARGIHGFPVHVHGFMKFGREKEGPLCKDVRSTDRPDPSFQRTVRAFLKDFFPDLGGFTELEDRVHHAVRTPDGDFILDRLPDAENAVVAVGFCGLAPMFAPLIGKEAAALLLKERPDINLHRFRLDRLKFKKPRR